The Pecten maximus chromosome 11, xPecMax1.1, whole genome shotgun sequence genome has a segment encoding these proteins:
- the LOC117338101 gene encoding uncharacterized protein LOC117338101 — protein sequence MVVVGVYQMFGGCCGCVPEVWWLLWVYTRGMVVVVGVYQMFGDCCGCVPDVWWLLWVCTRGLMVVLGVYQRFCGCCGCVPEVWWLLWVCTRGFVVVMGVYQRFDGCCGCVPDVWWLLWVCTRGLVVVVGVYQMFGGCCECVPDVWWLLWVCTRGLMVVMGVYQRFDGCYGCVPEVLWLLWVCTRGLMVVMGVYQMFGGCYGCVPEVLWLLWVCTRGLMVVVGVYQRFGGCYGCVPEVWWLLWVCTRGLMVVMGVYQRFCGCYGCVPEVWWLLWVCTRGLVVVVSVYQRYGDCCGCVPEVWWLLWVCTRGLMVVVGVYQRFDGCCGCVPEV from the exons ATGGTTGTTGTGGGTGTGTACCAGATGTTTGGTGGTTGTTGTGGGTGTGTACCAGAGGTTTGGTGGTTGTTGTGGGTGTATACCAGAGGTATGGTGGTTGTTGTGGGTGTGTACCAGATGTTTGGTGATTGTTGTGGGTGTGTACCAGATGTTTGGTGGTTGTTGTGGGTGTGTACCAGAGGTTTGATGGTTGTTTTGGGTGTGTACCAGAGGTTTTGTGGTTGTTGTGGGTGTGTACCAGAGGTTTGGTGGTTGTTATGGGTGTGTACCAGAGGTTTTGTGGTTGTTATGGGTGTGTACCAGAGGTTTGATGGTTGTTGTGGGTGTGTACCAGATGTTTGGTGGTTGTTGTGGGTGTGTACCAGAGGTTTGGTGGTTGTTGTGGGTGTGTACCAGATGTTTGGTGGTTGTTGTGAGTGTGTACCAGATGTTTGGTGGTTGTTGTGGGTGTGTACCAGAGGTTTGATGGTTGTTATGGGTGTGTACCAGAGGTTTGATGGTTGTTATGGGTGTGTACCAGAGGTTTTGTGGTTGTTGTGGGTGTGTACCAGAGGTTTGATGGTTGTTATGGGTGTGTACCAGATGTTTGGTGGTTGTTATGGGTGTGTACCAGAGGTTTTGTGGTTGTTGTGGGTGTGTACCAGAGGTTTGATGGTTGTTGTGGGTGTGTACCAGAGGTTTGGTGGTTGTTATGGGTGTGTACCAGAGGTTTGGTGGTTGTTATGGGTGTGTACCAGAGGTTTGATGGTTGTTATGGGTGTGTACCAGAGGTTTTGTGGTTGTTATGGGTGTGTACCAGAGGTTTGGTGGTTGTTATGGGTGTGTACCAGAGGTTTGGTGGTTGTTGTGAGTGTGTACCAGAGGTATGGTGATTGTTGTGGGTGTGTACCAGAG GTTTGGTGGTTGTTGTGGGTGTGTACCAGAGGTTTGATGGTTGTTGTGGGTGTGTACCAGAGGTTTGATGGTTGTTGTGGGTGTGTACCAGAGGTTTGA